A segment of the Camelus bactrianus isolate YW-2024 breed Bactrian camel chromosome 22, ASM4877302v1, whole genome shotgun sequence genome:
CCCAGTTTCCAAATTCTGGACTTCCAGGGGAAACCCCCTTACCCAGCGAGAGCAGGTTACTGTAGTTCTCCAGCATCACGTCCTGGTACAAGCTCCTCTGAGAAGGACCCAGCTTCCTCCACTCGTCCCGCGTAAAGAGCACAGCCACGTCCTCGAACGTCACTGACATCTGCAGAGACAAGCCGCCCCAGCTCAGCAGGGCCGCCCAGCACTCAGGCTGAAGAAGGCGGCGGTGGGGAGAAGACGGCCCCCATGAAATGCTTCTATATTATTCTAGGTTCTGAAGGTTCTGGGtcatttgtttaatgaataaCTGACAAGTGACAAACATACCCTGAGTCGCATGAAGTATGAACCGGTCTTGTGTTAACCTGTACAAGAGATGTATGGAGGTATTAAGACCACTAGTGGGAGTGTTAACTAGAATAATCTTCCTGATGGCAATTTGATAACAGACATTtagagctttaattttttttaattgaagtacaattacaatgtgtcaatttctggtgtacagcacaatgtcccattcatgcatatacatatatatatatatatatattcatttccatattttaaaagctttaaaatgtgCCTATTCTTTAACTCTCCAATTACTGTATGTTTCATAATGAACAGTACACAAAAATGCACACAAAAGGACATTTATCACGGCATTAGTAACAgtaaaaaaagtagaaacaacctgAATAATCACTGATGGAGGCTAGGTTAAATAACTTAAAGCACTATCTGTGTCTTCCGTGAAGTCTGAGGATGGTTAATGATGGAAATTAAAAGCACTATCATGTATTGGCTTTCTTCAGGCCAAGTACTATTCTTAGAGCTTTGCATTAATTTTTTgtgtaaatctttattttttcttcacaaCAACCCTTATGAAGAAGATATTcatattgtccccattttatacaacagaaaacaaagtcaCAGAGAGGATAAAAATTTGTCTAAAGTCACATAGCTGGTCAGTGGTAGTGCTGGGATTCCATTCCAGGTTGATGTCTGAGACTCCATTCTTAACTACTCTGCAAAATTGCCTCTCAAAACCTACCAAatgttaataaatgaatgaaatattccACACAATGTACTTAAAACCATACCTAGCTGATATTTAAGGTTCAGATGTCATCTTTCGTCCCATCAATACAAAGTACTATGCAATTATTAAAATTGACAGTGTAATACTGTTGACTTAAAAAGACATTTGTAATAACGTTAAGTACAAAAAGCAGGTTACATATCAGTATGTATAGTTTGTtcccatttttgaaaaaaattatgtatgtacATAGAAAATGATGTTGGGAGATGGGTAACAAATGGCTGACAGCGATTATCTCCTGATGGTGGGGTTaagggttattttattttatttttttgcatatatggaaaaaaaaccactcaaatacacatacatacacacatctgtgcatatatatatgtacacgcatatatatgtgtacattttaTTCTCTAAAGTTTTTTTGCCAAGTCTTCGTGCAATATTTTGACTGTAAGAAAAAGCTTTAAATTATTGACACATGAGGAGGAATACAAGAAATGATCTTTGCTGTCAAAGAACTTATAATCTAACTAGCAcagaagaaaaatgcacaaatttGAACAATAAAGGAAAAACGTGTAGCTGGATAAGACCAGCTCCTTTAGTCCTCATTTTAGAGACAAAGAACAGAAGGTCCAAGGCAGTCAAGATTCCAGGTCACATTCTTTATTAAAGGCAGAGACAGGAtaactaaaattttcttttaatgtagcATTTGGTATAGTCTCTCCATTCTTAAACGTTGTCACTGAATTTTACACACCAGCCCACCCAGAACTGACATACGGGTAGCAGGCTAGGTTAAAGAGGATGTCATATAGGACTCACAGCAGAGAAGACTCTGGGCAAGAGAGCAGCTCGGCTCTGTTGGAAAGGAATGAAAAAGTCTTAGAAAAAAGCAGCCCAAATATGCAAAGGCAGGTCCTAGCCACAGCCTCAGAAGACCAACCACCACTTTTCGTAGGTCCAAAAAATACACAACACCACACTGCAGAAGAGCTCTGGTAACACAGGGGCTGGGCCCGCCCTGTGTTCTGAAAGATGCACCAGAGGAACGGCTGGACGATAACTAGCATGAACTTAGAGGCCAGACATACCTGAGTTTGATTTCAGGTCATCTACTTtattgagcctcagtttcctcttgtgtaaaatgggggtaataactGTTGCGCTGTTATGAGAGTGAGAACAAAGGTGAAGCCCTCCGGACATTCCCCAGCAATGTCAATTAACATTCTCAGATGaagatgaggaaagggaaaaaatttttttcagctttatttatgGAGATCCCATTTGTACAGTGTTAAGGCAAAAGATGAGAAACAAttccaaatttttaaagaaagctggTTCGGAAAGAGTAACGACTTCCGTGGCAAGGAGGGGGGCTGCTGTCACAGAAACCAAAGCCCTGGGTTCccgtcctggctctgccaccggGGGAAGCCGGCAACTCACTTTCCGTGCAAAACAGGCCATTACGCCTGTCACCCGGGAGGGCAGTGGCGATGCTAAAGGGAGGAAATCATTTTCTCACGTCCGCTGCCGTCCGGGGGCAAATTCAAGGCCGGCCGGGGCCAGGCCGGGAGCGCGCCGGGAGCGGGtcgggaggaagcaggaggggccGGGCCGGTGCGGGCCAAGTGCCCGACCCGCCGCGTCAGGGGCAGGGGCGCGGCCGCGGGAGCGCTGGCGGGGCCTGGGGACGGAGCCCGGGGGCCGGGTCCTCGGCCCGCCGGCGCCCACAAAGGCCCGGCTCGCGCCCCTCGGGCCTGCGCCCCGCGCTGCGTCCTCCCGAGGCCCGCTCCTCCCTCCCGCATCCCGCCGCCGCTCCGCCGCTCACCTCGCCCGGGCTCCGGGGCTTCCAGGGGCCGCAGGCGGGAGGCTCGGGAACCGCCCGGGCCGGACAGCAGCCTCGAGACGGGCCTCTCCCGGGGTGATGCCTGGTCGGACCTGAAGCCGGGACGCCCCTCACGCCCGCGGCAAACGCCCGGCGCCCTACGCAGGTCCGGGGGAGCGGGGCAGGGACCGTCGCTAGCCcctctgggaaatgtagtccacgCGAGAACCCACGGATTCTGGGAAGTGTAGTTCTCCGCACTCGTCTGCGAGGAGAGGCCTGGCTGAACCTGTCACGTGCCCAGACCGCATTCTGGCCTCGCCGCAGCGCATCTTCGACTGCGGGTTCCTGGGTTCCCGGTTCTTCCGGAAGGAAAGAGAGGCTCGCCGAGGGCAGCGTCGTGTAGCTTGGCATCTGCGAAAATGACAGTAAGGCAAGTAGACAGCCGCCGAGAACACACCTGTTTCCCCTTCAGTCTTTCAACAGAAGTgtgttgagcacctgctgtgtgtcaaGCCCTCCCTGTTGTAAAGGATTTGAAATTCGTCAGTGAACAGAACAGAGATCATTGCTCTGGGGAATTTTTTTGGGAGGTAGGAAGAGACTATAGGCCATAAACAtaattatataacatttatataacaTGTATTATAACATAATTATATAACACAAGAGATAAGTATTATGGGAAAAAGCTAACGGAGAGCAGGGTCGGGGGAATTGGGGGCCATTCAGAGAGAGTGAGTAGGGTGCCCCCTGGCAGGCCTCACTGAGAggatgaaaatgcagattctgaagCAGTTGGAGGAAGGGAGGGCCATTCTAGAAACTAagaaggcaattttttttttttttttttttggtggagagaCACATGTCCCATTTAGAATGTTCGATAAATACAAATAAACGTTTAATGTGTTGGTGAACATCTTTAACAGCCCTTTGGAACTCCTTATTACTCTCCGACACTCACACCAGTCCGGCGTCAACAAAACGGAGTATTGCCGATAATATTTACAGATAGCAGTTACAGCctattttggttttttccccACTTCGAAAATGCCTTAAATATTTGAACTTGCCAATAAAATTCTCCCTTAGTAGCGTTCTCAATGATTTAAGTGCATTCCATTgcatttaattagtttttttagTTAAACATatttaagcttatttatttaaagatatttacCTAGATCCCTATTGTTAGTTATAttatttccaggttttttttcctccattaatATCTTTATAGCTATATCTTTGAAGATAATTTTCTCAGTTTAAATTCCTTGAagttgaattgctgggtcaggGACTAGGAGAATTCTAAGTACATTGTCTAGGTGCCTTCCTGGGAgattttacaatttatatttcCATAAGCAGTTCCTGACACCCATGCCtactttgggttttttctttgtaaaatgattaaaaagatgcttttgtttatttggtcgagcaaaaattttatatcttatttGAAGTTAAATATGTCTTATATTTATTGAACCATTtagatatttttctattaattgcCTGTATAGGTACTTTAGCCATTTCCTaatgaaatattcaaaattttggGTTCATTTTGAAATactatatatgcatatgtttttttaaaggggaaagtGCTTTGTGGTTTATCCTGACTATGAAAATAATGCACACAGTGTATGgagtaaaaaaaatttatacatggTATATGGAGTGAAGAAACATGTAATAAATCCAGCAGAAACACTGATTACATCTATTCATATATGCTGTTGTGTGTACATACCCAAATTTGTGTGtaggaaacaaaaatagaattgaatttctcatacttttaaaaatgtgaaatatgtaTGCACAAAGCCAATGAGAACATATAATCCAGTATAACATATGATTATAAAGGGAACACCCCTGGAAGCATCCATCCAAGTTGAGCGGTCGCCCCTTACTACCAACCACTCAGTACCTCCTTCCTGATCGCTAAGCAACTACTATCATGACTTTTGAGATagaccttctttttccttttctttatattttaccaCCCACTCATATATCCTTAAGTAATAGTTTTACCTGTTTTTAACTTGATATAACAGAATCATAcaattgtttgtgtgtgtgtgtgctttgttCTCCAAACATTTTGTCCAGTTTATCCTCATTATTGCACATAGCTTTACCATTTATACTGTGGTTggaatttgtgttgtttccaagttttaGCTATTAAGAACCATGGTAAAACAAACTTGGCCACATATTATTGGTAGAATTTATGTGATGGTATGTGGGTGTTCACTGTAAGATTCTTTCAACTCTACTTTGTATTTGAAaagtttcataataaaatgttgggaaAAACTCTGTATCTGGGGTTTCACCCCACACGGAGTAGCCCCTTTCCTCCCAGGTCTTCCATTTTACAACTAAGTACATCTGGACATAACATAACAAACAAGCACTGGAAGGGTCTGTGGTGTGGAAGGAAGAAGGCAGACTCTGAGAATTTCAGGCTGGAGGAAGGACGCATAGTAAATTCCGTTGTTTTCCCATCACCTCCCACATCTCTCAGCCAGCCTGTGGTCGGAGCTTCCAAGCCAGAACCAGCAACAGACGCAGACAAAAAAAGCCGTGAGAAAAGGCTCTTCGTTGAAAAAACTGGGAAAAGGGTGACCTAAGACAGAAAACTTTTTTGGTAATACTCCCTTACTGCAACCAAGCCCCAGTGGaaacccccacccccatggaAACCATAGAAGCCAGAGGAAGTAGTACGTTTTTTCTcaagcagaaagaaaaggaactgtGTCAACCATGAATTCTATATCTGGTGAAAATGCAATTCAGgagtaaaagagaaataaagacattctcaggaTAACTAAGACAAAGGCTAACTGAGAGTAGTCATTGCTAGCGGGCCTCCCCTTAAAGAATAACTGAAGGAAATATTCTAAACAAAGTAAACAATAACAGAAAAGGGCTTGGGactgcagaaagaaaaaaagaacatcaaaATGGGTAAAAAAAGAGATAAAGTAGACGATCCTACCTATGAGTTTCTTAAATCATAGGTGATGTTTGAAGCACAAATGATAGCAAAAATGATAGCACCATTGGCACCCAACGTATACAGAGCAAATACTTAAgacaattatatttcaaaagtgGGGAAACAGATGGATCTAAGTGGAAGTAAGTGTCCTGCACTTCGCTGATTGATAATGCATGGATGTGTATTATACCTGGAGGAACCACTGAAGAAATTATACAAAGTGATATAGCCAAAAAGACTATATCAATCAAGGCGGaagtttaaaatatgttcaagTTTGAAAAGgccagagaagagaaacagaagagcaagaaCCGTCAAACAGAAGACAAAGTTAAACAGGATCCTTTATCACTCATTAGTCAAATGGCTCATGATAGACAAGATACCCACCCCGTCTCGAGGTGGTTTTTCCCCCCTCTTCCTTTTCAAGTAAGAGTCATAAGCGCTTTATAAAACATGCTGCTGTaacaagccagtcacagaaaggcAACTACTGTGTGATTCTACGTGTGCGAGGTACTCTGAGTCGTCAGaatcatggagacagaaagcagaatggttgcctggggctgggggcgagGAGCAGAGGGAAGTTACTGTTTGGTgggtacagagttttagttttCCAAGATGaggagttctggagatgggtggtggtgatgggtgcacaACAGTATGGATGTATTTAATGCTGCTGagctgtgcacttgaaaatggTTCAGATTACCATCTTACACTAAATTGTatgtgcattttaccacaataaaatgtGGCAGGGCGGGAAATGCTGCTGCAGACATTCTGCACATGCTGACGTACCTCTTCATGAGATTTTGTAGGGTTTGCAGAAGCCTGTGGGTACATTAAGACATTCCCAGGGGTGCATAGTTACTGATAGTTTTAAGGGAATGAATGTTGAGGCCACAGTTTCCATTTGTGTTCCCTTCTTCTCATTCCCTTCAAATAGCCCTCTTCTCACTCATGAGAGGACTCTTAAAATACTGCAGTGCCCAAAGGTGTAAAACTCTCTGGGGTACCACACTCCA
Coding sequences within it:
- the LOC105062017 gene encoding uncharacterized protein LOC105062017 isoform X2, with translation MPSYTTLPSASLSFLPEEPGTQEPAVEDALRRGQNAVWARDRFSQASPRRRVRRTTLPRIRGFSRGLHFPEGLATVPAPLPRTCVGRRAFAAGVRGVPASGPTRHHPGRGPSRGCCPARAVPEPPACGPWKPRSPGEMSVTFEDVAVLFTRDEWRKLGPSQRSLYQDVMLENYSNLLSLGLPFSKPKVISLLQQGEDPWKVERDSPGGASLGLSQVLLQALDIVQEKGIVN